One segment of Chiloscyllium plagiosum isolate BGI_BamShark_2017 chromosome 5, ASM401019v2, whole genome shotgun sequence DNA contains the following:
- the idi1 gene encoding isopentenyl-diphosphate Delta-isomerase 1 isoform X3 yields the protein MPEINIDNLDEKQVQLLAEMCILIDENDKRIGADTKKNCHLNQNINKGLLHRAFSVFIFNSEGKLLLQQRSDAKITFPGCFTNTCCSHPLNTATETEEKDALGVRQAAQRRLKEEFGIPPQQVPLEEMNYLTRIHYKAQSDGIWGEHEIDYIIFIQKNVTLKPDPNEIQSYCYVTKDELQNLLEKAESNKVKITPWFKLIAEKFLFTWWDNLHNLKQFINHEKIHRM from the exons ATGCCAGAAATAAACATAGACAATCTGGATGAAAAGCAGGTCCAGCTATTGGCAGAAATGTGCATCCTGATTGATGAGAATGATAAAAGAATTGGAGCAGACACAAAGAAAAATTGTCATCTTAACCAGAACATAAATAAAG GATTACTCCACAGAGCTTTCAGTGTCTTCATCTTCAACAGTGAGGGGAAACTTTTGTTGCAACAGAGGTCTGATGCAAAGATCACATTCCCAG GTTGTTTTACAAACACTTGCTGCAGTCACCCTCTTAACACCgcaacagaaacagaggagaaagaTGCTCTTGGTGTAAGGCAAGCAGCCCAACGCAGGTTAAAGGAAGAGTTTGGAATACCTCCTCAACAG GTTCCTCTGGAAGAGATGAACTATCTTACACGTATTCACTACAAGGCTCAGTCTGATGGAATCTGGGGAGAACATGAAATTGATTATATAATCTTCATACagaagaatgtaactttaaaaccTGACCCCAATGAGATACAGAGTTACTGCTATGTGACTAAAGATGAACTCCAGAACCTGTTGGAAAAGGCAGAAAGCAACAAAGTGAAAATTACACCTTGGTTTAAACTCATTGCTGAGAAGTTTCTATTCACATGGTGGGACAATCTACATAATCTGAAGCAGTTCATCAATCATGAGAAAATTCATCGAATGTAG
- the idi1 gene encoding isopentenyl-diphosphate Delta-isomerase 1 isoform X2 yields the protein MLRAALVAHVRQIGGLLSQRAPQDRAFVVLRSRFGYVGNRNTATMPEINIDNLDEKQVQLLAEMCILIDENDKRIGADTKKNCHLNQNINKGCFTNTCCSHPLNTATETEEKDALGVRQAAQRRLKEEFGIPPQQVPLEEMNYLTRIHYKAQSDGIWGEHEIDYIIFIQKNVTLKPDPNEIQSYCYVTKDELQNLLEKAESNKVKITPWFKLIAEKFLFTWWDNLHNLKQFINHEKIHRM from the exons ATGTTGCGGGCGGCTCTTGTTGCTCATGTGCGGCAGATCGGCGGCTTGTTGTCACAGCGAGCACCTCAGGACCGAGCATTTGTGGTTCTGCGCTCGCGCTTCGG GTACGTTGGAAATAGGAATACAGCAACAATGCCAGAAATAAACATAGACAATCTGGATGAAAAGCAGGTCCAGCTATTGGCAGAAATGTGCATCCTGATTGATGAGAATGATAAAAGAATTGGAGCAGACACAAAGAAAAATTGTCATCTTAACCAGAACATAAATAAAG GTTGTTTTACAAACACTTGCTGCAGTCACCCTCTTAACACCgcaacagaaacagaggagaaagaTGCTCTTGGTGTAAGGCAAGCAGCCCAACGCAGGTTAAAGGAAGAGTTTGGAATACCTCCTCAACAG GTTCCTCTGGAAGAGATGAACTATCTTACACGTATTCACTACAAGGCTCAGTCTGATGGAATCTGGGGAGAACATGAAATTGATTATATAATCTTCATACagaagaatgtaactttaaaaccTGACCCCAATGAGATACAGAGTTACTGCTATGTGACTAAAGATGAACTCCAGAACCTGTTGGAAAAGGCAGAAAGCAACAAAGTGAAAATTACACCTTGGTTTAAACTCATTGCTGAGAAGTTTCTATTCACATGGTGGGACAATCTACATAATCTGAAGCAGTTCATCAATCATGAGAAAATTCATCGAATGTAG
- the idi1 gene encoding isopentenyl-diphosphate Delta-isomerase 1 isoform X1 — MLRAALVAHVRQIGGLLSQRAPQDRAFVVLRSRFGYVGNRNTATMPEINIDNLDEKQVQLLAEMCILIDENDKRIGADTKKNCHLNQNINKGLLHRAFSVFIFNSEGKLLLQQRSDAKITFPGCFTNTCCSHPLNTATETEEKDALGVRQAAQRRLKEEFGIPPQQVPLEEMNYLTRIHYKAQSDGIWGEHEIDYIIFIQKNVTLKPDPNEIQSYCYVTKDELQNLLEKAESNKVKITPWFKLIAEKFLFTWWDNLHNLKQFINHEKIHRM, encoded by the exons ATGTTGCGGGCGGCTCTTGTTGCTCATGTGCGGCAGATCGGCGGCTTGTTGTCACAGCGAGCACCTCAGGACCGAGCATTTGTGGTTCTGCGCTCGCGCTTCGG GTACGTTGGAAATAGGAATACAGCAACAATGCCAGAAATAAACATAGACAATCTGGATGAAAAGCAGGTCCAGCTATTGGCAGAAATGTGCATCCTGATTGATGAGAATGATAAAAGAATTGGAGCAGACACAAAGAAAAATTGTCATCTTAACCAGAACATAAATAAAG GATTACTCCACAGAGCTTTCAGTGTCTTCATCTTCAACAGTGAGGGGAAACTTTTGTTGCAACAGAGGTCTGATGCAAAGATCACATTCCCAG GTTGTTTTACAAACACTTGCTGCAGTCACCCTCTTAACACCgcaacagaaacagaggagaaagaTGCTCTTGGTGTAAGGCAAGCAGCCCAACGCAGGTTAAAGGAAGAGTTTGGAATACCTCCTCAACAG GTTCCTCTGGAAGAGATGAACTATCTTACACGTATTCACTACAAGGCTCAGTCTGATGGAATCTGGGGAGAACATGAAATTGATTATATAATCTTCATACagaagaatgtaactttaaaaccTGACCCCAATGAGATACAGAGTTACTGCTATGTGACTAAAGATGAACTCCAGAACCTGTTGGAAAAGGCAGAAAGCAACAAAGTGAAAATTACACCTTGGTTTAAACTCATTGCTGAGAAGTTTCTATTCACATGGTGGGACAATCTACATAATCTGAAGCAGTTCATCAATCATGAGAAAATTCATCGAATGTAG